From one Streptomyces sp. Q6 genomic stretch:
- a CDS encoding cytochrome c oxidase assembly protein has product MDHSGHGMNMDLPPFTLGRGLEWSADPFFLVGCLLALALYGWGVVRLARRGDSWPLSRTLTFVVGVLTIGLVMCTKLNDYGMVMFSVHMVQHMVISMLSPILLLMGAPVTLALRALPVAAKRGNKGPRELLLMLLHSRYMRIITHPAFTIPLFIASLYALYFTPLFDFLMGSRIGHLGMMVHFLAVGLVFFWPIMGVDPGPHRPGYVMRMLELFAGMPFHAFFGIALMMASTTMVGTFDNPPASLGIDPLADQTAAGGIAWAFSEVPSVLVLLALLFQWKKSDDRQARRKDRAADRDGDKELAEYNAYLASLNARGQ; this is encoded by the coding sequence ATGGATCACAGCGGGCACGGCATGAACATGGATCTGCCGCCGTTCACGCTGGGGCGGGGCCTGGAATGGTCGGCCGACCCCTTCTTCCTCGTGGGCTGCCTCCTCGCGCTCGCCCTGTACGGGTGGGGCGTCGTCCGGCTCGCCCGGCGCGGCGACTCCTGGCCGCTCTCCCGGACCCTCACGTTCGTCGTGGGTGTGCTCACCATCGGTCTGGTGATGTGCACCAAGCTGAACGACTACGGCATGGTCATGTTCAGCGTGCACATGGTGCAGCACATGGTCATCAGCATGTTGTCGCCGATCCTGCTGCTGATGGGCGCGCCGGTCACGCTCGCGCTGCGGGCGCTGCCGGTGGCGGCCAAGCGCGGCAACAAGGGTCCGCGCGAGCTGCTCCTGATGCTGCTGCACAGTCGCTACATGCGGATCATCACGCATCCCGCGTTCACGATCCCGCTGTTCATCGCGAGCCTGTACGCCCTCTATTTCACGCCGTTGTTCGACTTCCTGATGGGGTCGAGGATCGGGCACCTCGGGATGATGGTGCACTTCCTCGCCGTGGGCCTGGTGTTCTTCTGGCCGATCATGGGCGTGGACCCGGGACCGCACCGTCCCGGCTATGTGATGCGCATGCTGGAGCTGTTCGCGGGCATGCCGTTCCACGCGTTCTTCGGCATCGCGCTGATGATGGCGAGCACCACGATGGTCGGCACGTTCGACAATCCGCCGGCCTCCCTCGGCATCGATCCGCTCGCCGATCAGACGGCGGCCGGCGGCATCGCGTGGGCGTTCAGTGAGGTGCCGTCGGTCCTGGTGCTGCTCGCGTTGCTGTTCCAGTGGAAGAAGTCGGACGACCGGCAGGCGCGGCGCAAGGACCGCGCCGCGGACCGGGACGGCGACAAGGAGCTGGCGGAGTACAACGCTTATCTGGCCTCCCTGAACGCGCGCGGACAGTAG
- a CDS encoding urease subunit beta translates to MIPGEILFAEEPVVYNAGREVTAMTVLNAADRPIQVGSHYHFAEANPGLDFDRAAARGLRLNIAAGTAVRFEPGIPVDVELVPLAGDRIVTGLRGETGGALDA, encoded by the coding sequence ATGATTCCCGGAGAGATCCTCTTCGCCGAGGAGCCCGTCGTCTACAACGCGGGCCGCGAGGTCACCGCCATGACGGTGCTCAACGCCGCCGACCGCCCCATCCAGGTCGGCTCCCACTACCACTTCGCCGAGGCCAATCCCGGCCTCGACTTCGACCGCGCCGCCGCCCGCGGCCTGCGGCTCAACATCGCCGCCGGAACCGCCGTCCGCTTCGAGCCCGGCATCCCCGTCGACGTCGAACTCGTCCCCCTCGCAGGCGACCGGATCGTCACCGGCCTGCGCGGCGAGACCGGAGGTGCCCTCGATGCCTGA
- a CDS encoding urease accessory protein UreD, giving the protein MGEARAGVRSTARVEARGDGRGGTALPVLESEGSLALRRTRAATDAEARVMLVGAMSGPLGGDHFTVEAHAEPGAHLRVGSVAATLALPGQAKGEARYDVRLTVAEGARLDWLPEQLISANGSDLRVTTRAELAPGAHLVLREEQVLGRVGEQPGRLTSRLTVYRDGRPLLDQELACGPGAPGGWDGPAVLAGHRALGQLVVVRPRFATDKPSAALLDEAGTAALTPLAGPAVLVTAVAPDALRLRRTLDAALRRLA; this is encoded by the coding sequence ATGGGGGAGGCGCGGGCGGGGGTGCGTTCCACGGCCCGTGTCGAGGCGCGCGGCGACGGACGCGGCGGCACGGCGCTGCCCGTCCTGGAGAGCGAGGGCTCGCTCGCGCTGCGCCGCACCCGGGCCGCCACCGACGCCGAGGCCCGCGTGATGCTCGTCGGTGCCATGAGCGGGCCGCTCGGCGGCGACCACTTCACCGTGGAGGCCCACGCGGAGCCCGGCGCCCACCTGCGTGTCGGCTCCGTCGCGGCGACCCTCGCGCTGCCCGGACAGGCCAAGGGCGAGGCGCGCTACGACGTCCGGCTCACCGTCGCCGAAGGGGCCCGACTCGACTGGCTGCCCGAGCAGTTGATCTCCGCGAACGGCAGTGATCTGCGGGTCACGACCCGCGCCGAGCTCGCCCCCGGCGCCCACCTGGTGCTGCGCGAGGAGCAGGTCCTCGGCCGCGTCGGCGAGCAGCCGGGCCGGCTCACCAGCCGCCTGACCGTGTACCGCGACGGGCGCCCGCTGCTCGACCAGGAGCTGGCCTGCGGCCCCGGCGCGCCCGGCGGCTGGGACGGCCCTGCCGTGCTGGCCGGACACCGCGCCCTCGGGCAACTCGTCGTCGTACGGCCGCGGTTCGCGACGGACAAGCCGTCCGCGGCCCTGCTCGACGAGGCGGGCACCGCCGCGCTCACCCCGCTCGCGGGACCCGCCGTCCTGGTCACTGCGGTCGCCCCCGACGCGCTGCGGTTGCGCCGCACGCTGGACGCGGCACTGCGCCGACTGGCCTGA
- a CDS encoding SSI family serine proteinase inhibitor has protein sequence MRSLPLAAAALLSLAVAAPAHAVVEPTPQPGLFLTVSGDENTWIRGVLLRCAPEPSGHHPYAAEACAELDAAGGDLDGPLTPEGAARICTKEYAPVTVSAIGSHRGMMVAWHKTYGNACEMDAATGHVFRF, from the coding sequence ATGCGTTCTCTCCCTCTCGCCGCAGCCGCGCTCCTGTCCCTCGCCGTGGCCGCTCCCGCCCACGCGGTCGTCGAGCCGACCCCGCAGCCCGGTTTGTTCCTGACGGTCTCCGGCGACGAGAACACCTGGATCCGGGGCGTGCTGCTGCGCTGCGCGCCCGAGCCGTCGGGGCACCACCCGTACGCGGCTGAGGCGTGCGCCGAGCTGGACGCGGCGGGCGGCGACCTCGACGGACCGCTGACGCCGGAGGGGGCCGCGCGGATCTGCACGAAGGAGTACGCCCCGGTCACCGTCAGCGCCATCGGCTCGCACCGCGGCATGATGGTCGCCTGGCACAAGACGTACGGCAACGCCTGCGAGATGGACGCCGCGACGGGCCACGTCTTCCGCTTCTGA
- a CDS encoding NAD(P)-dependent oxidoreductase — protein MKTALVIGAAGQIGRPAVRALAEDGWEVTAASRRGTRDEAWPEGVRTALLDREDDAALAALVGDGVDLVVDMVAFQRRHGQQLADLAGRVGSAVVISSGAVYEDERGRSFDTQDEPDGWPLHAGPVTETDRTVAPGDGTYGRRKVQLERDLLALGEKLPTTLLRASAVHGRHCRTPRELYFVKRNLDGRRRRVLAYGGESRFHPVSVRNVAELVRLSAARPGARVLNAADPDCPSVAEIGAMIDGLMGIETETVLIDGPPPSETVGNTPWSLPHPFLFDMSAAERELGYKPLTTYADALPETVSWLSQRLREQDWVDGFPTMVANYTTGLFDYAAEDAWLASSAR, from the coding sequence ATGAAGACGGCATTGGTGATCGGGGCGGCAGGACAGATCGGGCGACCCGCGGTGCGGGCGCTCGCGGAGGACGGCTGGGAGGTGACGGCGGCCTCACGGCGCGGCACCAGGGACGAGGCCTGGCCCGAGGGGGTGCGCACGGCGCTCCTCGACCGTGAGGACGACGCGGCACTCGCCGCGCTCGTCGGGGACGGCGTCGACCTCGTCGTGGACATGGTGGCCTTCCAGCGGCGGCACGGGCAGCAGCTCGCGGACCTCGCCGGTCGCGTGGGCTCGGCCGTCGTGATCTCCAGCGGGGCGGTCTACGAGGACGAGCGCGGCCGCAGCTTCGACACCCAGGACGAGCCGGACGGCTGGCCGCTCCACGCGGGCCCGGTGACGGAGACCGACCGGACGGTCGCGCCCGGCGACGGCACGTACGGCAGGCGGAAGGTCCAGCTGGAGCGGGATCTGCTGGCACTCGGGGAGAAGCTGCCGACGACGCTGCTGCGGGCGTCCGCCGTCCACGGCCGGCACTGCCGTACGCCGCGGGAGCTGTACTTCGTGAAGCGGAACCTCGACGGGCGGCGCCGTCGCGTCCTCGCGTACGGCGGTGAGAGCCGGTTCCACCCGGTGAGCGTGCGGAACGTGGCGGAGCTGGTGCGGCTCTCCGCGGCGCGGCCCGGTGCGCGGGTCCTGAACGCGGCGGACCCCGACTGTCCCAGCGTCGCCGAGATCGGCGCGATGATCGACGGGCTGATGGGGATCGAGACGGAGACGGTGCTGATCGACGGTCCCCCGCCGAGCGAGACGGTCGGGAACACCCCGTGGTCGCTGCCGCACCCGTTCCTGTTCGACATGTCCGCGGCGGAGCGGGAGCTGGGCTACAAGCCGCTGACGACGTACGCGGACGCCCTGCCCGAGACGGTGAGCTGGCTGTCGCAGCGGCTGCGGGAGCAGGACTGGGTCGACGGCTTCCCGACGATGGTGGCGAACTACACGACCGGGCTGTTCGACTACGCGGCCGAGGACGCCTGGCTGGCGTCCTCGGCCCGGTAG
- a CDS encoding urease subunit gamma, with protein MQLTPHEQERLLIHVAADVAEKRRARGLKLNHPESIALITSHILEGARDGRTVAELMSSGRKLLTRDDVMEGIPEMIHDVQVEATFPDGTKLVTVHDPIV; from the coding sequence GTGCAGCTGACCCCGCACGAGCAGGAGAGACTGCTCATTCATGTGGCCGCCGACGTGGCCGAGAAGCGTCGGGCCCGGGGTCTGAAGCTCAATCACCCCGAGTCGATCGCACTGATCACCTCGCACATCCTCGAAGGCGCCCGCGACGGCCGCACCGTCGCCGAGCTCATGTCCTCCGGGCGGAAGCTGCTGACCCGCGACGACGTCATGGAAGGCATCCCCGAGATGATCCACGACGTCCAGGTCGAGGCCACCTTCCCGGACGGGACCAAGCTCGTCACCGTCCACGACCCGATCGTCTGA
- a CDS encoding lysophospholipid acyltransferase family protein, with protein sequence MFYRLLKYVLLGPLLRLMFRPRIEGLEHMPDSGAAIVAGNHLSFSDHFLMPAIIKRRITFLAKAEYFTGPGIKGRLTAAFFRSAGQIPVDRSGKEAGQAAIREGLGVLRRGELLGIYPEGTRSHDGRLYKGKVGVAAMALKAQVPVIPCAMIGTFEAQPPGQKIPNMRRVTIRFGRPLDFSRYAGMEGEKAILRAVTDEIMYAILELSGQEYVDKYAALVKAEAEAAKARRFPRMPLS encoded by the coding sequence ATGTTCTACCGACTGCTCAAGTACGTGCTCCTCGGGCCGCTGCTGCGGCTGATGTTCCGGCCCAGGATCGAGGGTCTGGAACACATGCCGGACTCCGGCGCCGCGATCGTCGCGGGCAATCATCTGTCGTTCTCCGACCACTTCCTGATGCCCGCGATCATCAAGCGCCGGATCACGTTCCTGGCGAAGGCCGAGTACTTCACCGGCCCCGGGATCAAGGGCCGGCTGACCGCCGCGTTCTTCCGCAGCGCCGGTCAGATCCCGGTCGACCGCTCGGGCAAGGAGGCGGGACAGGCCGCGATCCGCGAGGGTCTGGGGGTGCTGCGCCGCGGCGAACTGCTCGGCATCTACCCGGAGGGCACGCGCTCGCACGACGGGCGCCTGTACAAGGGCAAGGTGGGCGTCGCCGCCATGGCCCTGAAGGCGCAGGTGCCGGTGATCCCGTGCGCGATGATCGGCACGTTCGAGGCCCAGCCGCCCGGTCAGAAGATCCCGAACATGCGGCGGGTGACGATCCGCTTCGGCCGCCCGCTGGACTTCTCGCGGTACGCGGGGATGGAGGGCGAGAAGGCCATCCTGCGGGCCGTCACGGACGAGATCATGTACGCGATCCTGGAGCTGTCCGGCCAGGAGTACGTCGACAAGTACGCGGCGCTGGTCAAGGCGGAGGCCGAGGCGGCGAAGGCGCGCAGGTTCCCGCGGATGCCGCTCAGCTGA
- a CDS encoding urease accessory protein UreF has product MTRAALLVLADGRFPAGGHAHSGGAEAAVKAGRVTGGPSLEEFCRGRLHTSGAVSAALAAAAALGVDPVALDTAADARTPSAALRVAARKLGRQLMRAARATWPHPELDALARQFPKGAHQPVVLGLAARAAGLGPEDAAYCSAYEGVSGPATAVVRLLSLDPFDATGALARLAPEVDQVVVAAVDAARRALDEGVDALPAGSAPLLEIGAEAHAAWPVRLFAS; this is encoded by the coding sequence ATGACCCGCGCAGCACTGCTCGTCCTGGCCGACGGCCGCTTCCCTGCCGGAGGGCACGCCCACTCCGGCGGGGCGGAGGCCGCCGTCAAGGCGGGACGCGTCACCGGAGGGCCGAGCCTGGAGGAGTTCTGCCGCGGCCGGCTGCACACCTCCGGCGCCGTCTCCGCGGCCCTCGCCGCGGCGGCCGCCCTCGGCGTCGATCCCGTCGCGCTCGACACGGCCGCCGACGCCCGGACCCCCTCCGCGGCGCTGCGCGTCGCGGCCCGCAAACTCGGCCGGCAGCTGATGCGGGCCGCCCGCGCCACCTGGCCGCACCCCGAACTCGACGCCCTGGCAAGGCAGTTCCCCAAGGGAGCGCACCAGCCGGTCGTGCTCGGCCTCGCCGCCCGCGCGGCCGGGCTCGGGCCCGAGGACGCCGCGTACTGCTCCGCGTACGAGGGTGTCAGCGGGCCCGCGACCGCCGTCGTACGTCTGCTGAGCCTCGACCCGTTCGACGCCACCGGGGCTCTGGCGCGACTCGCGCCCGAGGTCGACCAGGTCGTCGTCGCCGCCGTGGACGCGGCGAGACGCGCGCTCGACGAAGGCGTCGACGCGCTGCCCGCCGGATCCGCGCCGCTCCTCGAGATCGGCGCGGAGGCCCATGCCGCCTGGCCCGTGCGGTTGTTCGCTTCCTAG
- a CDS encoding alpha/beta hydrolase: MCGRPHLRRTRQASRGSRKVAIGSAGAFAAAALIAGAVAAPANAGTPQTGSSTQNREATGAAIAAARAEKAGIDWKDCPADWGIAKPIQCGYVSVPLDYAKPYGKQIKLAVDRIGSTGTKDERQGALVYNPGGPGGSGMRFPTRVTNKNPLWTKTSKAYDFVGFDPRGVGHSTPISCVDPQEYVKAPKADPVPDTEADKLAQRKLAKEYADGCYERSGEMLPHMTTPNTARDLDVIRAALGEKKLNYLGVSYGTYLGAVYGTLFPGHVRRMIVDSVVNPAKDNIWYQANLNQDIAFEGRWKDWQDWVAKNDATFHLGDTRAKVQEQWLTLRAAAKKSPIGGVVGPAELISFFQSAPYYDSSWVPVAQVWSKYVAGDTQALVDAASPDMSDTAGNASSENGNAVYTAVECADAKWPTSWSKWDKDNTALHKDYPFMTWANAWMNLPCATWKTKQQTPIDVKTGKGLPSVLIVQSERDAATPYEGAVELHKRFKGSRLITEKDAGSHGVTGLTNPCINDRVDTYLLTGATDSKDVTCTPHATPKP, encoded by the coding sequence ATGTGCGGGAGGCCTCACTTGAGACGGACTCGACAGGCGAGTCGTGGCAGCCGGAAGGTGGCGATCGGTTCCGCGGGCGCCTTCGCCGCCGCGGCCCTGATAGCGGGAGCGGTCGCCGCCCCCGCCAACGCCGGGACGCCGCAGACCGGCAGCAGCACCCAGAACCGTGAGGCGACGGGCGCCGCGATCGCCGCGGCCAGGGCCGAGAAGGCCGGCATCGACTGGAAGGACTGCCCCGCGGACTGGGGCATCGCCAAGCCCATCCAGTGCGGCTACGTCAGTGTGCCGCTGGACTACGCGAAGCCGTACGGCAAGCAGATCAAGCTCGCCGTCGACCGCATCGGCAGCACCGGCACCAAGGACGAGCGCCAGGGCGCCCTCGTCTACAACCCGGGCGGCCCCGGCGGTTCCGGCATGCGCTTCCCGACGCGCGTGACCAACAAGAACCCGCTGTGGACGAAGACCTCGAAGGCGTACGACTTCGTCGGCTTCGACCCGCGCGGCGTCGGCCACTCCACGCCGATCTCCTGCGTCGACCCGCAGGAGTACGTCAAGGCGCCGAAGGCCGACCCGGTCCCCGACACCGAGGCGGACAAGCTCGCCCAGCGCAAGCTCGCCAAGGAGTACGCGGACGGCTGTTACGAGCGCAGTGGCGAGATGCTGCCGCACATGACGACGCCGAACACCGCGCGCGACCTCGACGTCATCCGTGCCGCGCTCGGCGAGAAGAAGCTGAACTACCTGGGCGTCTCGTACGGCACCTACCTGGGCGCCGTCTACGGCACGCTCTTCCCGGGCCACGTCCGCCGCATGATCGTGGACAGCGTCGTCAACCCGGCCAAGGACAACATCTGGTACCAGGCCAACCTGAACCAGGACATCGCGTTCGAGGGCCGCTGGAAGGACTGGCAGGACTGGGTCGCGAAGAACGACGCCACCTTCCACCTCGGCGACACCCGCGCCAAGGTCCAGGAGCAGTGGCTGACCCTGCGCGCCGCCGCGAAGAAGAGCCCCATCGGCGGGGTCGTCGGCCCGGCCGAGCTGATCTCCTTCTTCCAGAGCGCGCCGTACTACGACTCCTCGTGGGTGCCGGTCGCCCAGGTGTGGAGCAAGTACGTCGCCGGTGACACGCAGGCGCTGGTCGACGCGGCCTCCCCCGACATGTCGGACACCGCGGGCAACGCGTCCTCGGAGAACGGCAACGCGGTCTACACCGCCGTCGAGTGCGCCGACGCCAAGTGGCCGACCAGCTGGTCCAAGTGGGACAAGGACAACACCGCGCTCCACAAGGACTACCCGTTCATGACGTGGGCCAACGCGTGGATGAACCTCCCCTGCGCCACGTGGAAGACCAAGCAGCAGACCCCGATCGACGTGAAGACGGGCAAGGGCCTGCCCTCCGTCCTCATCGTGCAGTCGGAGCGCGACGCCGCCACCCCGTACGAGGGCGCCGTTGAGCTGCACAAGCGCTTCAAGGGCTCCCGCCTGATCACCGAGAAGGACGCGGGCTCGCACGGTGTCACCGGTCTGACCAACCCCTGCATCAACGACCGGGTCGACACGTACCTGCTCACCGGCGCGACCGACAGCAAGGACGTGACGTGCACGCCGCACGCCACCCCCAAGCCGTAG
- the ureG gene encoding urease accessory protein UreG, whose amino-acid sequence MHLDHSHDGPAAVSADARRPDGTRRALRIGLGGPVGSGKTATVAALCRALRDELSLAVVTNDIYTREDAEFLLREAVLPPERITAVETGACPHTAIRDDISANLEAVEDLEDEVGPLDLILVESGGDNLTATFSKGLVDAQVFVIDVAGGDDIPRKGGPGVTTADLLVINKTDLAPYVGSDLARMAADAKDQRAELPVVLQSLRSEAGVADVAAWVRAQLAAWTV is encoded by the coding sequence ATGCATCTCGACCACTCCCACGACGGCCCCGCCGCCGTCTCCGCCGACGCCCGCCGCCCCGACGGCACCCGCCGCGCCCTGCGCATCGGACTCGGCGGACCCGTCGGATCGGGCAAGACCGCGACCGTCGCCGCGCTGTGCCGCGCGCTGCGTGACGAGCTGTCCCTGGCCGTCGTCACCAACGACATCTACACGCGCGAGGACGCCGAGTTCCTGCTGCGCGAGGCCGTCCTGCCGCCCGAGCGGATCACCGCCGTGGAGACCGGGGCCTGCCCGCACACCGCGATCCGGGACGACATCTCCGCCAACCTGGAGGCGGTCGAGGACCTGGAGGACGAGGTCGGGCCGCTCGACCTGATCCTCGTCGAGTCCGGCGGCGACAACCTCACCGCCACCTTCTCCAAGGGCCTCGTCGACGCCCAGGTCTTCGTCATCGACGTCGCGGGCGGCGACGACATCCCGCGCAAGGGCGGTCCGGGCGTCACCACCGCCGACCTGCTCGTCATCAACAAGACCGACCTCGCCCCGTACGTCGGCTCCGACCTCGCCCGGATGGCCGCCGACGCCAAGGACCAGCGGGCCGAACTCCCGGTCGTCCTCCAGTCGTTGCGCTCCGAGGCGGGCGTCGCGGACGTCGCCGCGTGGGTGCGGGCGCAGCTCGCCGCGTGGACCGTATGA
- a CDS encoding TetR/AcrR family transcriptional regulator, with product MARVSQEHLDARRRQILDGAALCFARNGFHATSMQDILKEVDLSAGAVYRYFRGKDDLIHAIVTEVFDDVRAAFEGAGKEAPLPLPHDLVSVVVGRMLTGRHGLQVDGVSYFPRLMVQVWTETLRNEGLAAVFQEGYAKVCEVWVRIVEEYQAAGMMRTDVAPEVVARTMIATVQGFAAQQALFGESPLEDLRLGLRGLMSMREVS from the coding sequence ATGGCCCGCGTATCCCAGGAACACCTCGACGCCCGCCGCCGCCAGATCCTGGACGGCGCCGCCCTCTGCTTCGCCCGCAATGGCTTCCACGCCACGTCGATGCAGGACATCCTGAAGGAGGTGGATCTCTCCGCCGGCGCGGTCTACCGGTACTTCCGCGGCAAGGACGACCTGATCCACGCCATCGTCACGGAGGTGTTCGACGACGTCAGAGCCGCGTTCGAGGGGGCCGGCAAGGAAGCGCCGCTGCCGCTCCCGCACGACCTCGTCTCGGTGGTGGTGGGGCGGATGCTCACGGGGCGTCACGGGCTCCAGGTCGACGGGGTGTCCTACTTCCCGCGTCTGATGGTGCAGGTCTGGACGGAGACGCTGCGCAACGAAGGGCTCGCCGCCGTCTTCCAGGAGGGGTACGCGAAGGTCTGCGAGGTCTGGGTGCGGATCGTCGAGGAGTATCAGGCGGCCGGAATGATGCGCACCGACGTGGCGCCGGAAGTCGTCGCCCGCACGATGATCGCGACCGTGCAGGGGTTCGCCGCCCAGCAGGCGCTCTTCGGTGAGTCCCCTCTCGAAGACCTCAGGCTCGGGCTGCGCGGACTGATGAGTATGCGGGAGGTCAGCTGA
- a CDS encoding urease subunit alpha gives MPELSRAAYADLFGPTTGDRVRLADTDLLVEIEEDRSGGPGLSGDESVFGGGKVIRESMGQSRATRAEGTPDTVITGALIIDHWGIVKADIGIRDGRITGIGKSGNPDTMDGVHPDLVIGPETEVLAGNGKIVTAGGIDTHIHFISPTIVDEALASGVTTLVGGGTGPAEGSKATTITPGSWHLARMFAAMENSPVNIGFLGKGNTMSKASMRDQLRAGVCGFKIHEDWGATPAVISACLDVCEESGAQLAVHSDTLNEAGFVQDTFDAVGGRTLHAFHVEGAGGGHAPDMITAVQLPNMLPSSTNPTRPHTVNTVEEHLDMLMVCHHLNPAVPEDLAFAESRIRPTTIAAEDILHDMGAISIMSSDSQAMGRIGEVIMRTWQTAHVMKRRRGFLAGDTRADNARARRYVAKYTINAAIAQGIEHEVGSVETGKLADLVLWDPKFFGVKPQVVLKGGQIAYAQMGDANASIPTPQPVMPRPMFGAYGKAPAANSFNFVTETAIEDGLVDRLGLARAFVPIRSTRGRGKSDMVNNDTLPRVEVAPDSFAVTIDGELVEPAPATELPLAQRYFLF, from the coding sequence ATGCCTGAGCTGTCCCGCGCCGCCTACGCCGATCTGTTCGGCCCCACCACCGGCGACCGTGTCCGCCTCGCCGACACCGATCTGCTCGTCGAGATCGAGGAGGACCGCTCCGGAGGCCCCGGTCTCTCCGGTGACGAGTCCGTCTTCGGCGGCGGCAAGGTCATCCGCGAGTCCATGGGCCAGTCCCGTGCCACGCGCGCCGAAGGCACCCCGGACACCGTCATCACGGGCGCCCTGATCATCGACCACTGGGGCATCGTCAAGGCCGACATCGGTATACGCGACGGCCGGATCACGGGCATCGGCAAGTCCGGCAACCCGGACACCATGGACGGCGTGCACCCCGATCTTGTCATCGGCCCCGAGACCGAGGTCCTCGCGGGCAACGGGAAGATCGTCACCGCCGGCGGCATCGACACCCACATCCACTTCATCTCGCCGACCATCGTCGACGAGGCCCTCGCCTCGGGCGTGACGACACTCGTCGGCGGCGGCACGGGACCGGCCGAGGGCAGCAAGGCCACCACCATCACCCCCGGCTCCTGGCATCTGGCCCGGATGTTCGCGGCGATGGAGAACAGCCCCGTCAACATCGGGTTCCTCGGCAAGGGCAACACCATGTCGAAGGCGTCCATGCGGGACCAGTTGCGCGCGGGCGTCTGCGGTTTCAAGATCCACGAGGACTGGGGTGCCACCCCCGCCGTGATCTCCGCCTGCCTCGACGTGTGCGAGGAGTCGGGCGCCCAACTGGCCGTCCACTCCGACACGTTGAACGAGGCCGGATTCGTCCAGGACACCTTCGACGCCGTCGGCGGGCGCACCCTGCACGCCTTCCACGTCGAGGGCGCGGGCGGCGGCCACGCCCCGGACATGATCACCGCCGTGCAGCTGCCCAACATGCTGCCGAGCTCCACCAACCCGACCCGGCCGCACACCGTCAACACCGTCGAGGAGCACCTCGACATGCTGATGGTCTGTCACCACCTGAACCCCGCGGTCCCCGAGGACCTCGCGTTCGCGGAGTCCCGCATCCGGCCGACCACCATCGCGGCCGAGGACATCCTGCACGACATGGGCGCCATCTCGATCATGTCGTCCGACTCGCAGGCCATGGGCCGTATCGGCGAGGTCATCATGCGGACCTGGCAGACCGCGCACGTGATGAAGCGCCGCCGCGGTTTCCTCGCGGGCGACACCCGCGCCGACAACGCCCGCGCCCGCCGCTACGTCGCCAAGTACACGATCAACGCGGCGATCGCCCAGGGCATCGAGCACGAGGTCGGTTCCGTCGAGACCGGCAAGCTGGCCGACCTGGTCCTGTGGGACCCGAAGTTCTTCGGCGTGAAGCCGCAGGTCGTCCTCAAGGGCGGACAGATCGCCTACGCGCAGATGGGTGACGCCAACGCCTCCATCCCGACCCCGCAGCCGGTCATGCCCCGCCCGATGTTCGGCGCGTACGGGAAGGCGCCCGCCGCCAACTCGTTCAACTTCGTGACGGAGACGGCCATCGAGGACGGCCTGGTGGACCGGCTCGGCCTCGCGCGGGCCTTCGTGCCCATCCGCTCGACCCGCGGACGCGGCAAGTCGGACATGGTCAACAACGACACCCTGCCGCGCGTCGAGGTCGCCCCCGACTCCTTCGCCGTGACCATCGACGGCGAACTCGTCGAACCCGCGCCCGCCACCGAACTGCCGCTCGCCCAGCGGTACTTCCTCTTCTGA